A region of Ictalurus furcatus strain D&B chromosome 1, Billie_1.0, whole genome shotgun sequence DNA encodes the following proteins:
- the erfl3 gene encoding ETS domain-containing transcription factor ERF, whose product MKTPGETGFAFPEWAYKPESSPGSRQIQLWHFILELLRKEEYHDVIAWQGDYGEFVIKDPDEVARLWGARKCKPQMNYDKLSRALRYYYNKRILHKTKGKRFTYKFNFNKLVLVNYPFIDMGSAGVGVPQSAPPVPTGAVSHFRFPPSTPSEVLSPSSEELRSPGSFSSVARRLARGSVSDCSDGTSANSEIDEGSLGVGAAEERVPDRGFRSAVPPRLAHDALYRMYGNHGGHRGHRAHPEPLSPFAPAGSGLLAPPPLSPALPVTAGTHLAYTPSPTLSPMPGSIFSFSAEDMQRYLQAHTQSVYNYHLSPRALFHYPNVVVPQPQRPEKPLPSTTERPSVLAHSYPLAPADDAHHAPFKFKLQPPPPGRKQQRESQGHQGSLGSSSSSALGSSLSFGSDLSSGIVSNSSSSGSLNSTGLPKIKVEPISDIESEEEVEVTDISDEEGDEQEFFSAHRRDHHHHHHHHHHHHISGRQSNGVSASLQYDDSEEDVFKAPAPPPFFGAPSSSSSRGGMPVVKSEPDTPPATSGHGHAPLASPSQCIPLKLRFKRRWDQEQHTEEAEDKKVRGDKKNGESSGFEREDGENSAPHKLGAELHRAAAQLSLENKDC is encoded by the exons GGTTCGCCTTTCCAGAATGGGCGTACAAGCCCGAGTCGAGCCCGGGCTCCAGGCAGATCCAGCTGTGGCACTTTATCCTGGAGCTGCTCAGGAAGGAGGAGTACCACGACGTCATCGCCTGGCAGGGGGACTACGGCGAGTTCGTCATCAAAGACCCCGACGAGGTGGCCAGACTGTGGGGGGCGCGCAAGTGCAAGCCTCAGATGAACTACGACAAACTCAGTCGAGCTCTCAG GTATTACTACAACAAACGGATCCTGCACAAAACGAAAGGCAAGCGCTTCACCTACAAGTTCAACTTCAACAAGTTGGTCCTCGTCAACTACCCCTTCATAGACATGGGGTCTGCAg GTGTAGGCGTTCCTCAGAGCGCTCCTCCCGTGCCCACAGGTGCAGTGTCTCACTTCCGTTTCCCTCCGTCCACCCCGTCTGAGGTTCTCTCCCCCAGCAGTGAGGAGCTGAGAAGCCCGGGCTCTTTCAGCAGCGTGGCGCGGCGCCTGGCTCGAGGCTCGGTGTCTGACTGCAGCGACGGCACCTCCGCCAACTCGGAGATCGACGAGGGCAGCCTCGGCGTTGGCGCGGCGGAAGAGCGTGTGCCCGATCGAGGCTTCAGGAGCGCCGTGCCGCCTCGCCTGGCCCACGACGCTCTGTACCGGATGTACGGAAACCACGGGGGTCACAGGGGTCACCGCGCTCACCCGGAGCCGCTCTCGCCCTTCGCTCCCGCAGGCTCGGGCCTGTTGGCTCCACCGCCGCTCTCACCGGCCCTCCCCGTGACGGCGGGCACACACCTGGCCTACACACCCTCGCCAACGCTGTCACCAATGCCAGGCTCCATATTCTCATTCAGCGCTGAGGATATGCAGCGCTACCTTCAGGCGCATACGCAGAGTGTCTATAACTACCACCTGAGCCCGCGCGCCCTCTTCCACTACCCCAACGTGGTCGTGCCCCAGCCGCAGCGGCCCGAGAAGCCTCTGCCTAGTACCACCGAGCGTCCGTCCGTCCTTGCTCACTCGTACCCGCTGGCCCCGGCGGACGACGCCCATCACGCGCCCTTTAAGTTCAAGCTGCAGCCTCCACCACCAGGCAGAAAGCAGCAGCGCGAGTCACAAGGACACCAGGGCTCCCTCGGCTCGTCCTCGTCGTCTGCCCTCGGCTCCTCGCTCTCTTTCGGCAGCGACCTGAGCTCGGGCATCGTCTCCAACTCTTCATCGAGCGGATCGCTCAACAGCACAGGCCTACCCAAGATCAAG GTAGAGCCCATCTCTGACATCGAATCTGAGGAGGAGGTTGAGGTCACCGACATCAGTGACGAGGAGGGAGACGAGCAAGAGTTCTTCTCCGCCCACCGCCGtgaccaccatcatcatcatcaccaccaccaccaccaccacatttcCGGGCGTCAGTCCAACGGCGTTTCCGCTTCTCTTCAGTACGACGACTCGGAGGAAGATGTGTTCAAAGCCCCGGCTCCTCCGCCATTCTTTGGTGCACCTTCCTCGTCGTCGTCTCGTGGCGGCATGCCCGTGGTAAAGAGCGAGCCGGACACTCCCCCGGCAACCAGCGGGCACGGGCACGCCCCCTTGGCCTCTCCCTCTCAGTGCATCCCGCTAAAACTGCGCTTCAAGCGGCGCTGGGACCAGGAGCAGCACACCGAGGAGGCCGAGGATAAAAAAGTCCGGGGGGACAAAAAGAACGGAGAGAGCAGCGGATTCGAGAGGGAGGACGGCGAGAACTCGGCCCCTCACAAATTGGGCGCCGAACTGCACCGCGCAGCCGCCCAGCTGTCTCTGGAAAACAAGGACTGCTGA